The Indicator indicator isolate 239-I01 chromosome 27, UM_Iind_1.1, whole genome shotgun sequence sequence GTATTTAGATAAGGAACTAGCTGGAAGGTATGTGAAGTCAATCCATGTCCTGTAGCATgagatatttttgttgttgttttcttcctttgcatCCCCAGGGAGAGATCTAAAGGCTAAGCAGGAAGTGTCTCACATTTGCAGTTAACTGAACAAAAGGAAGAACCAAAAATCACCCCAATTCTTGTGCTAATTGCTATGTGGCTGTGTGCTGTAGTCAGATGAAGTGTATGATTTTTCAGTTGTAGCATATCTTATTCTCTTTGTCATTATGTAGGGTCCAGCAGATTCAGTTACTGGGCCGAGATATGAAAGGACCTGCTCATGACAAGCTCTGGAATCAGCTGGAAGCTGAAATCCACCTCCACCGACACAAAACCGTTATCAGAGCTTGTCGTGGTCGCAACGATCTAAAACGACCAATGCAAGCACCACCAGGACATGTAAGCTGAAAAGATGGAAAATAGATCTGAGTAATTTCTTCATTGTTATGATTGCTTTCACTTCAGTATGGTGttcttttaaatgtaatttctaAATACATAATTCTTTTCTATGCTGAAGGACAGTCCTGTGCTGAATAGCATGTACCCATAAATGATCATGAAAAACAACAGAATTCTTTTGACTAACCTGGGAACACTTAGTCCTTTTGAAAGCTGAGCCTCTGCCATGTGTATGTAAAGATATGAATTTAACAGCATCATTTTGTTACCTAGGTTTCAAAATGTAGAGATAACATTTACAAAACCCAAGAAGAATAACATTTATGAGATTAGATTGAactgaaattaaattttaaaaccttttttcaAAGGCCAGGTAAAATGACACTGCAAAATAATTAGGCTTATTTTTGCCTCCCAAAGGTACTTTTAAAAGTAAACCCTTAAAAGGCATTTAACTGTGGGTAACCTTGGTAGGATTCACCCAAGTTGGCACATGATGTGTTAATCACTCCAGTGGTCAGTGCATAAAACCAGACACTTTGCAGGGAGGTGCTTTGCTTTTATCTGCTTTAAATACCTTAGTTGGTCAGATGGATCTTACTGCTTATGCTGCCAGTTGCATATAAAATACTGGTAGGCAAATATGTGTACAGGTGATTTTAAAGGTATGCAGAATGACAACACTGGCTTaataaaagcagaataaatATCTTGATTTCATTAGTTTTCAATTTTGTGTGGAATGGCTTTTGgtatggtttgtttttattatagTAAAAATAAACTTGAGCAAGCTGTCTTCCTTGGGACTGTGTTACATCATCATCTGTAATTTGATTAGTTTTAAATTGCAGCTTACATCATGTAACTTTCCAGTAGTGATCAGTGTTGCTTCATGCAGtccttctgtatttttaatatgTGGCTGATTTCGTTCTTTCGAAGTGAAGTTGTGTGTTGTGCATCACTTAGCACTTACTTTCTCATCAGGAGTGCATGGTGAGGAATCTTTTTTGATTTCATATCCTGTCGGTAAAGGGACACTAAGTTTGCCCTTCCTGGAGCTAGTCTAAAACTCTGGTACTGATATACTGCTTGTATATAATTTAAACAACCAAAATGCAGAAGTGCATCACTTTTTCATTCCCATATTTATGctatatttgtttttcttcaaactAGGACCCTGATGCCTTAAAGAAGAGTCAAGGTGTTGGTCCAATTAGAAAAGTTTTACTAGTTAAAGAAGACCATGAAGGGTTAGGAATTTCAATCACAGTAAGTActtgcatttattttccatCACGCTGAAGAAGCAAGTTAACTTTGGGTTTGTACTTCTGTAAGACATGTGGATCAGTGAATTTATTGTTaaaacataccaaaaaaaataattcacagtACCAGAGCTGTGGTCATAGAACTTGATTCAATTTGATAGATCAGGAAATAAATAGCTGTTGCCTTTGTAGAACTGATGATTTCAACTTGTGTTTAGGGTATGGACACCATAGCAGATTAGCCAGTCGTAAATTTCAGATGTGTAAGTCAGCAGAGGAGTTGAAACAATCTGAGAATTGACTTCCAAAGCTTAGCTGTTGTGACTGTAACTCAAATGTCACAGCTCACAAAAGCTGTATGAATTCTTTAGAACAAAGTTTGAAAATTCTGAATGTTACACTTTCATTCTAAATGCGACTTTTGTTTCTTGCAAGTCAGCCCAATAATGGTTTTTAAATGAGGTTTTGATGCTGTGTCATCAGCTTGTGTATTATTTTGTACTTCTATTATTATTCAGAATTGTCTTCTTTGACTCTTTGAGTATATATTTCAAATTTATCcattcttttctgtgaggaatCATAAAGGGGAACATCTCATGTTCTTCTTAAGTGTTCATTTTTGTCTGAAGCATATTGAAATAAGCATTTTAAGAGCAACCACCAGAATGTTAATGTTGGAAGAAACTATCAGTTAATTAAAATTTACCTTTAAAAATgactaaaataataataaaatactaaaaatcaatcttttaattttttttttaaacttttattaATAGGGTGGGAAGGAGCATGGTGTTCCAATACTGATCTCTGAAATccatcctggacaacctgctgatCGGTGTGGAGGACTGCATGTTGGTGATGCTATTCTGGCAGTAAATGGAGTTAACCTAAGAGATGCCAAACATAAAGAAGCTGTAACTATTCTTTCCCAACAGGTCAGTTGGGAGTTACTATAAACAGGCAATTTAGGTGCTTCCTGTGTTCTGCCTATTGAATTATGTGgaattttcatgttttctgttaAGCACAGTCTTTTGCTAAACTCCAGTGATTCATGAAGCTATGTCACCTTACACTTAATCCTCTTATGTCTTGCAATTTAAGAAGAAAAGTACTAGGTCAGTACTGGTTCAATTAAATCCATTGACTCTTCACTAAGGCTGATAGAGATCAGCCTGTTACATTGCCCTACAGAAATAATTACTCAGTGGCATATGTTTTAGTCATTTATGACTAGACAGCTGCAGCCAAACAATGTTTCTCATATCCTTTGTGGTCTAgactcttcctcctgctttgcttcCTATTTTCAGACAGTTAACAATTGATCAGAAAACTTACTCACCAGAAGTTTAAAACATACTGGTACAAAGCTAAGGAATTCAGGTAGCTTTGCTATAGAACTGAACTCCTTTAATTAGCAAAAACTTAATTCAGATACATTTTACTGTTGTAAAGGCATTGGAAATGTTTTTGTGACCTAGCTCATCTTGGTTATCTTGCTACGTAGCTGTGCAATTGTAAGTAAATTTGCAATTTTTGTTGCATTTTAGAGAGGAGAAATTGAGTTTGAAGTAGTGTATGTTGCTCCAGAAGTTGATTCAGATGATGAAAATGTAGAATATGAGGATGAGAGTGGACACCGTTACCGCTTGTATCTTGATGAATTGGAAGAAGGTGCAAATCCAAGTTCTAATAGAAAAGATGCGAATGTGGATGTCAAACCCTCACAAGGTAAACCTTCTAAAAGATGTGTTACATGCAGTTTGATTCTGAAGTCTCAATATGCAAACCAATTACTGGAAAATGCTGGTTTGTATTCATTGTAGAATTAAACTACTGTTAATTCAATTAACCTACTAGTAGGCTGTTGGCTCTTTTGGTTAGTCCCTCACTTATTGGCCTGGTTTACTTAGATTCAACTGAATTAACTAAATTaatttgtggggattttttggtgATTGCCTTTTCCCAGAGGTTGAAATTCAAGTTTGTTCTTACCTTTTCCTAACCCTGGTCTAGAAGTGGTCAATTCACCTTAACACTTCATGGTTTGGCTTCTTCAAATACCTTTGTTACATCAGAGAGCTATAGAAACAGTTCCTGTTTTCCTGCTGTACAGTGTTCCACTAAAAACTTGTTAGCTTTTATTTTAGTGGTCATTTCAGCACACATTTCAGTTTCTAGCATAACACTCCCTGCTGTCCTTCCCAAGACTGCTTCTCATccttacattttctttctaacTTACAGTGTTTGATAAGAAGCCAAGTATTGATGGACACGAAAATGGAGACCTGGGGAATTCAGTTGAAGCTCCGTTAGAAGACACTGCGCCCAAATTAGTGCGTTCTGCCGAGTCCTTATcctaaaaacacacaaacaaaacccaatcaACTGGACATATCCCATCTTTGGGAACAATTGATAATCAATATTGACTGCTCCAAGTTGCATATACTAGTGTAGGGTGTAAAAGGATGATTAAATATCAAAGGGAACTGTATTACTGTTGCCTGGAAAAAAGGCGGTTACCTCAGGGCTTCCTTGTGAGCAATTCTAAATGTGGAAAACTGTCTTTTGCGTGACACACAGTAGTTACCTAACACATGGCATGTGAAATGAATTCTCTTTTAATAATAAGCACCAAAACATGAGATTTCTAACAAGGATGACCTCAGTACATTCAATTTTTAATCTCATTAATGTCCCCAAGGAAGTAGAATAGGATGTGGCCACTCTCAATTTGACCCTTTGACACTTTAAAGGGAAAACTGTTGTTTGCTTTGGTGTAAAACAAGCTTTAACTCTGGAAGGATGAGAAGAGGAATTGTATCATTGCATCCATGAATTTTGTACATGGGACTTTTGAGCTGTAACTTTTAAAAGAAAGGTGGTtgctggttggttgtttggttttttttttttattttttttttattctcagaAGAGTAAAAACCAGAGCAAAGACACCAAACTCCAGTTAGGACAGTGGAGTACTTGCTTATTGTGATCTTTCAGCCCATGAGTAAGACTTTTGGCATTGTTTTAATGAATTCACTCCCAATTGTTCCATTTAAAACTTGCTCTATAAGTATGATGgggttttaaaagcaaaataattcagaaaaataCCCACAATTACATGGGccctttgggatttttttctgagcaTCATCAACTGAGCGTTCATTCTTGAATGGATGTGGTTACTGCTAATGCAGAGTGGTTTGAGTTGGTGATCATTAGCTTACCTTTATGAAACGCTGAGTGCTTTTGATGGGTACTAAACATATTCATTTCAcattaaaataatctttaaagAAGCGAAAGCTGAATGCACAGTACTTTACAGGAGGTGCTCAGAGTCATACGGTGTCTGGCCCTATCTGTGTTACGTTATGGAAGTCTTATTAACCTATAATTGTCTTACTGTTGAAACAAAACGTTACTCCTTTTGTAAGAGCAGTGTATCTTTAAAATAGCTTTCAATTGGTGTGCATCTAAAGGCCCACAGCACAGTTGCAAATGGGAATGTTGAGGATGGTTTCTTGGCCAGTTGCACATACTCCATTTGTAGATCTTACGGTGAAGTGCAGCACTCTCCACATGATAATCACATTTATTATTTCAGTGTGCAGTGCCACTTTTCCTGTTTGCTGCTCTGCATGCTGTTGAACTGTAATGTGAAAAGAGGAGATTATGGACATTGAGAGAGGAACTAATGTGAAAAACCATCTTTGCAAGACTTACTGTGCAGGGTGCacatacagaagaaaaaaaaacctcaaaggcCTTTAGAGTTACATCAAGGAATCTTACGTTCTAAATTGTGATGTAGAACACAGTTACTTGTCTCTCCTAGGagcactatatatatatatatgtttatagaaaaaaagcctaaaaaatGTATATACTTTATTCAAAGATTTTGCTATTTATAAATCCCTTAACTTGGCTGTTCCAGgagtgttgtgtgtgtgtgtgtgcgtgtgcgCATGTGCTCCACTTACTTGGTGGAATAACATTAAGttggttccttttttttttttaatagtagtCTTTGTCATGCAGCATACTGGTGAGGCTTTTTAAAATAGTCAAAGCTGTGCAGTTTTCAGCAAACGAAAActagtatttaaaaataaagctgtgtGAAGAAGAAACAGGGCCCCAggcatgtttctttttctgaagcttCAGAAACTTTGCGAACACGTCGGCTGTGTGTTGGCAGATGAAGCCACTGCTGCAACTTTGCATCCGGATTtgtgttttttccccacagttACTCTGAAACTCTGTGGCCTGCAACGTCCAGTGTCCTCTGTCAGAAAGGATAATTCAGAGCCAAGGAGTGATCTTCTTGTCTTTGAGAATCACTGCTGTGTGACGTCTTGCTGCAGTTGTTGAATTGAGACTCATCCAACGAGTCTAGTAGCTTTTTTAAAGAGGCGTTCAATTTGCCTGTacagtttccttttgtttgaGGGAAAGGtgaaatttttaatttattcgTTCTTCCTTTTTGTCACACCCTGTCTTCCACTGAATGCTTCTGATCAGTTTTAGCCTGAAGTGGAAGAATATTTCTAGAGCTGTTTCCCTGACATTCCCTATCCACCAGTTTCTCATTATGCTGGACTCTTTTCTTCTGGAAGTTGCTGGACCCTTTCTCTGCTTTTACCTTGTCTATTTTTAACCTATTTATGAGATCAACATAAGGAACAGCTGCTGTAGAAAATGACTGACTAGGAGTAAACAGATCAGGTAGCAGTAAATTATTACCAGGTTTCCTTCCTTGCAGCCCTGAATGAAAGGATTTCGCTCAGGCACTACAGTCTGTCTCCATGTATTCCATACTTCCTACCAGCTGATTTAACATACTGGTTTATTGTAGTCATACTAAGATGCTTAGAGATTAATATTAAAACTGAGAAGAGTTTTGCAAGTTGAGATTTTTTCAGATTCAATAGACAAATGTGTGTTCTGCCCTTTGTCAGTAACTGGAACTCAGTCCTGCTGATTCCCAGAGGTTGAATGAATTAGGCTTGGAAAAATTTCTGAGGAAAGTCAGTATTCAGACatcatttttactttttttttcttaagtgtaAAACAGTTTacttgtgtgtgtatatatatttttacttaaaaaataaaataatattctaAAGAgaattttgcaattttttttagtAGATAATTCTTTGCCTGTTACAAATCTTCAGTGAGGCAATTGTATTTTAAGCTAAGGGTGGACAGTGTTTGTTGGCATCTGGGACCAATGTTAACTAAAAGCATGTAAGTAAAGGAGGGTGCTTTATGGCAATAAATTTAACTCTGATCAAAGGCTGTATGTAGTATTTCCTGTGTAGAAGTGCATGCTTGGCAGTGAAGAGGGTTTGCCTCTGTCTGTCTGTATGTTAATCCACAATGGTATCAAACAGAATTCAGGTATTTATTGTTATCTGTCCAAACATTACATCACAGATTACTCTCATTTCTGTAGCAGGCAGAGCATTTTACAACAAATGTATACATCCAGCTAAGCTGAatagaatatatttttattagcCTCTAAATAAATATGCTCCTCTGCATTACAGTGATTTCTGCACCTAATTCAGACTggtatttaattttcttatgGTGTTACATGAAATACAGACACCTGACCCTGTGTATATGTGATCTGGTAAGCATGTAGTCCGCACCCAGCCAAAAAGCTACCACAAGGAAAACTGGAACTGCCTTACATGAAGTTGACACTTAACCCAGCCTTGGCCAGCAATGGTTAACAATGAATTAGCTTTTATAAAAACATAGAGGATGTGTCTCAGATTTCACTGAGATGCTTTTTCTGATGAATGTTTTtcaataaaagggaaaaaaaatatatttgcattGTCTGGCTTTATAATAACACCATAAATACTCTGAAGCCTTTGGTTAAGAAGAGCTATAAAGTCCTAGGCCTGTCAAAGGATTAAGTAATTTGAGTAAAATTGTGGaaactacttttttttgtttatttttcatgtattATGAATAATAAACCACGTTCTGAGTTTTCCACTGAAGTTACAAACCATATCTTTAAATTAGAATTTTTTTAGTCCTGATAGTAAAGCTTGTTGAGATTGTCTCCTTTTTCTTATGTTTCAAAATATAgggtttttaaaaaattacctcACATCTATACTTGAGTGGTCATCTTGCCCTAAAGGACCAAGTTTACCTGGATGAACAGAGAGCTCAGGTGAAAGGTAATGGAATGGTGTCTGTGGTAGTATAATTATGGTAGTGTACTTAAGGATTTATTGAGAATGTGCATAGAGAGTAGTAGGAGCTGTCTTAATGGACAAGGCTGAGTCATGCTGGATGACAAGATGTGTAATGCACGCTTGGTGAGGACCAGAACTgcaagtactttttttttttagctctgtATCATTCGTAGAAGGCTTTGGATATGGGCAGCTTCAGCACAtcgaaggaagagggaaaggagagaaaacttaCACTTGAGCTGTCATAAAACAAGCAGAGGGTTAGAGGCAGCTGTGAATGGAGATGGAAACAgatggaaagagaagaaaataattttctttatgtCAGCTGGggccaagaaagaaaagaattcaAATTTTGTGTCCCAGTGCCTGATTGAAGAGTGCCAGAGGCTGCTGCCAGTAACTGGTCACTGAATAGTGCTCTGCAGACACATTACAGAAATGTGGCTTGACACAGACTATGTTTAAAGAGTCAATTTTTGCTGGTTAAAACCTTAGCTCAAcaacctgaaaagaaaaagaatgaaaatatttcaagctTGCCTTTTGTATGTGTTTTCCAATATGAGTGATTTCCAGTTCTTTAGAAACTAGTTGGAAAGAAACCCAGGAGCtgactttgaaagaaaaagcactGAAGTTCTTTGGTATCTGCTCCTGACTCCACACCTGTGCTACATGGAGCACAAGCAGGGCTTCTAAGACAAATGTCTAAGCAAGGCCTTTTTCAAGGTTTCCCttgggccaccaggatgatcagagggctggagcacctctcctatgaggacagactaagagagttgggactgttcattctggagaagagaaggctcctagatgaccttcttgtggccttccagtatctgaagggggctacaagaaagctggggagggactttttaggctatcaggtagtgataggactaggggaaatggaataaagctggaagtggggagattcagactggatgtgaggaagaagttcttccccatgagagtggtgagagcctggaatgggttatccagggaggtggttgaggtcccatccctggaggtgtttaaggccaggctggatgaggctctggccagcctgatgtagtgtgaggtgtccctgcccatggcagggggtttggaactgactgatccttgtgatcccttccaaccctgactgattctatgattatttccAAAGGTAAATTGAAGTCACTTGTGTAACTTTTCTACATATTTTACAACTGTTTAATTCAATCAGTTCTCAAAACTTGATGACTCTTTCAGCCTTCTGCATAGTGTGCTGAGACTTGTTTCTCTCAACTATACTGAGGGGAATCATTGAAGCCACCAGGCACTGCAGGAGGATGATGCTCTTCCAGTCCTTTATGAGAGATGTGTTAAAAGTGCT is a genomic window containing:
- the GOPC gene encoding Golgi-associated PDZ and coiled-coil motif-containing protein, yielding MSAAGGGSCGPGAAACGGGAAGSASAAGGGVSMFRWLEVLEKEFDKAFVDVDLLLGEIDPDQADITYEGRQKMTSLSSCFAQLCHKAQTVSQINHKLEAQLVDLKSELTETQAEKAVLEKEVHDQLLQLHAVQLQLHAKTGQSVDSGAIKAKLSVLSVDEMERELEANKKEKVKEAQLEAEVKLLRKENEALRRHIAVLQAEVYGARLAAKYLDKELAGRVQQIQLLGRDMKGPAHDKLWNQLEAEIHLHRHKTVIRACRGRNDLKRPMQAPPGHDPDALKKSQGVGPIRKVLLVKEDHEGLGISITGGKEHGVPILISEIHPGQPADRCGGLHVGDAILAVNGVNLRDAKHKEAVTILSQQRGEIEFEVVYVAPEVDSDDENVEYEDESGHRYRLYLDELEEGANPSSNRKDANVDVKPSQVFDKKPSIDGHENGDLGNSVEAPLEDTAPKLVRSAESLS